Proteins co-encoded in one Capsicum annuum cultivar UCD-10X-F1 chromosome 9, UCD10Xv1.1, whole genome shotgun sequence genomic window:
- the LOC124887144 gene encoding uncharacterized protein LOC124887144 produces the protein MKNLVTKKQATRYESVDNLHHCIAFSTQSLVQKKDDLGAFTIPCAIRALNFDKALCDLGASIRLMPFVIYKKLGMRDPTSTNMRLVMADKSVKRTVGILHDVLVKVADFKLPANFVVLDCEVNFEVTIILGRPFFVTGRVIVDMELNEMKFRINDKEERFKIHSSMTQKRRGVFSQSWMYSMKMLKRYQ, from the coding sequence ATGAAGAATCTAGTAACAAAGAAGCAGGCAACAAGATATGAATCGGTGgataatctccaccattgtaTTGCATTTTCTACACAATCATTAGTGCAGAAGAAGGACGACcttggagcattcactattccatgtGCAATCAGGGCTCTAAATTTTGATAAGGCCCTATGTGATCTAGGGGCCAGTATACGCCTAATGCCATTCGTTATTTACAAGAAGCTGGGTATGAGGGATCCTACCTCGACGAATATGCGATTGGTGATGGCGGATAAGTCTGTAAAGCGGACAGTGGGCATATTGCATGATGTACTGGTAAAGGTGGCCGACTTTAAACTGCCTGCTAATTTTGTAGTTCTAGACTGTGAGGTGAACTTTGAAGTGACCATCATCCTTGGTAGACCATTCTTTGTaactgggagagtgatagtggacatggagctgaatgagatGAAGTTTAGGATCAATGACAAAGAAgaaagattcaaaatacactcatctatGACACAGAAAAGGAGaggagtgttttctcaatcgtggatgtattctatgaagatgttAAAGAGGTATCAATag